Genomic segment of Saccharomycodes ludwigii strain NBRC 1722 chromosome VI, whole genome shotgun sequence:
AGTACCATATGTATAGATAACAAATTACATAGGCATGTTATGTAATCGAACGAGTTAGTCTAAAATTCCAGattcttatttttcaaatgaaTAGTATTTAGCATTTGAAAGTAActtgatattaataacagtgATATGATTTGGTGTGATGGTgttgaatataaaaatgatttcaggtataactaaaaaaataggGCGTTGTTTTAGTGTAAGTATTACGTAAAAAATCTTAGCATCATGCGACAAGGTctaagaaaagaaaaaaatttaaaaaaaaaaatattaaaaaaatctgacttaataattattacttTGAACAAATTATCCTTTActtcataaaaaaaaaaaaaaaaaaaaaaaaatacctaAGAATAAAGATCTGGTCATTTGTAAGCCATCACAAATACCGTACTGTTAATTGTACTAAAAAAGTGTTATAAAAGTGAGAGGGggatctttttttttttttccccatattttttagtttatCTATTTACTTGCCTATATACATGCACAAATACGTATGGATTTAACAAAATGAATTTATCCATTTCAAGCTTAAATTCAAAAGAACCACAAGATGACCAACTGAAAAATACTGTTGGCTCTAATTCTGCCAATAACGAAGACAATAGAGATAGGAAAGTTTTACTGCAGTCAAATAATATGCACCATGATCGCGTACAGAACAAAACCCCcaccaataacaacaaacgCAAAAGAAGGAGAACAACGGTTGTTTGTCTGAattgcaaaaaaagaaaaataaaatgtgATCGACAGAAACCAGCATGTGGAAATTGCCTTAAAAGCAATGCTGCtcaattttgtttttatgcACATCCAGAATGGGCAATAGACAATCAAATAGAGTGTTTTGATGAGGAAAGGGATGATAATTCTAATCCTTATAAGAGTAAAAGTCCTGAAGAAAATGATATGACAACAAAATCATCCCCCAGTAAAAGATCTTCACTATCGGAAACATCACCACGCGTACATTCTACTGCCAACCTTGCTGGTGTTTCCTCAGGCACTTTTCATAATGACTCTTCTTCTACTAACCAGGAAAAATTTATGCAAGAAAAATTTGAGATTATTTgcgaaaaattaaatattttaagcCAAGAAATtcaaagtttaaaaaataaacataataaTACGGATATAGGTGACCCATTTAACTCAATAAGTAATTCAGAAAGTGATCCCTACACCGGAAGTAGTGACCCCAATCATAATAACCCAAACTTGCTAAATTTTAGGTATAATGATATAATTGATTTCCATGATTTTTATGATTCTTATGAATCAAAACGCTCCACAGATATAGACTTTAAGCCGTTAACTACTACCTCTATGTGTTCCAAGGatgtttatatttctttaatatttaagtACTACATGGCTAGGAAATGGTATATAGAATTATTAGAGAAACCACATGCCAATGCTACCAGtaacagcaacaaaaataatacccAGGATGATAGGTATACGGAAACCTGTAATCCGGATGGTAGTTCAAACGCTAATTCATCTCAGGATAAGAATATGTTAGATAAAAAGTTGCCTCATTCTATGGTAGAGACAATGTTATTGAATAATGATAAACCTTCCCTTGAGGAAAAGGCCCTTTTAAAGGAATTTTCAAAGCAAAGGGATAAAAGATTCAGCACATTTAATATACTAGGCAATTATTGCAACAATCATTTGGATTTAAATACAactaattatttaaaaagcgaaattattgaattattaCCTAGGAAGTCGGTacttgtttattatttggacattttttggaaatatgTTTACCCGCATCTTCCAATTTTAGACAAGAATGAATTTACCGATGAAATAGATAAAATACTTGTATGGGATGAAGAGAAGAAGGGAAACAGTGGCGGAAATGGCGATGGAGATTATAACGGCAGCACTGAAGATAATAGGAAAGTTATACATCTTAAGACTAAAGAAACATTTGATTTGGCTCGAGTAgctatattattattggttttaAGATTTGCATTTATTTCCATATCCACACAATTGAAAATGAGTtctaaagataaaaaatacattaCACAGAACGCAATAAGTGTGGACAGTGTTTATTTGGCAAATAAATGTTTATCCCggtttaaaattttcagaaaaaccaaaataatTCTTCTACAAGCcttattgttgttaaaaTACTACACTTTATTTTCACCGGAGGACGGAGATGGTGTAGATTTCACTCAAGGTGTTATAGTAAATACTACCATTGCACAAATGGCATATACTATGGGGTTAAATCGGGATCCTTCCAATTTCtcatattttgaaaataaagatgagAGGAAACTGTACTTATCTAGGAAACTTTGGTGGCATCTTGTATCCATGAATAGAAGACATTCCATAATAAGTGGTAATACtagcatttttttaaattgtctAGTAGATACAGATGTTCAAATTCCTGCTCCGCCCCCATCCAATGATTCTGAGTTGCTAGAAAATACTTTTTGCAAACTGACTGATAGTTCGGAATATATTGAAGAATTGTTGGCTAGTATGATAGCATTGGTAAATAGGGTTCGTGATGTGCCTAAAGTTTCtagtattttaaaaattatgaaTGATGTACAATATTACCTTGATTATTACAACTTTAATATTgaagatttgaaaataatccCTCGATGTGACAAAAAAcaggaaaaggaaaacgGCGGATCTGAAATTAACGAAGAACAAATTGTTGTAAGCTTAATTAACTGCAAAATTTTAGAATTACAATTACTTTTTAGGAGTTGTAAATTACTACTCTACCATTCgatttttttacattatgaatcaattaaaaaggaagatCATGCAAAAGCGTCTGAATTCTTACTTAAATGTTTAGAAGAGTTGGTTGCATGTTGTAATTTATCACATGACTATTTATCAGGcaaatatgaaaaatatattttgtataaaTTCAATTTCCAACTAAATAGACTGGTGCAAGTTATAGTGGAACGGTGTTGTTATATGTTTTCGTCTGTTTCTTTAAGGTGTTGTTGTGCTATTGATTTGAAGAATGAAACAGAGGCgaataacaatatttatGTTAATACTTTTGAATTATGcctaaaaatatttaatgaaatgggatccattttatttaataaaataggagtaaaatattttcaaggGTATAAGTCATTGCTTACACTGAGGTTCattttaaagtttctaAGTTATTATCCACCAAACGCTACGTTTAACGTGATGTTCCAATTTTTGTTGGGGTTATATGGacataaaaattttagaaaCACAAATACAGTTTTAACTAATGGTGCTGTTATGCTaagtgaaaaatttaatgagTTGGTTATTAATTGGAATTTCCATTCCAttagacaaaaaaataaatttttcaaaaacacCATTGCGGATACTACTGTCTGTTTGaaagttttgaaattaCTAGAAAACTCAATACCTTTACAAAACAGACTCtatgaatataaaaataacaatgggAACGATAATATTGCCTTTGGGAATCTTGAAAATAGTAATTCTGATAATGGTAATggtaatggtaataatgatgCTAGAAACAATACCCATCGGGACAAAATGAAACCTTTTTCAAAGAATACAGAACATCAATCAAAGAAtacatttaataattcagATGATTTTGATGATTCACTGCCCAATATATTATCAAGTGATAAAATGGTTTCTGAATTGATTCCAGGTCTAATAGATGATTTCCCATTTGAtgatttgaaattattggaaGAATTTGGTAAATTTGATTCTCAAGCTTTAGATTTAGATAGTTTAGTGGATTTGGAggaatttaaaaagttatttgaagaaaataatgacaaaactaatatatagcttatatatatatatatatatatttgtatgtGTATCTAGGCTTTTAGCAAGgtgtaatttattttttacatttgTTATAGGTGTTTGTAAGTGTGTTATTTCAtactatatttatttttggaggctttaatttataatatgtCACATTGAGATTAATTTGTAAGaatgtaatttttatatttagaacataaacaattttttttttttttttttttttttttcctattaAGCGTATTCTTTTGTTAAAggacaaaaaaatgtggaaaaaaaaaaaaaaaaagttgtgtGTGGTGTGTAAAGTTGGATTagattttgttatattttactTTGATGATATAGtcaattaaattattattttgtctTTTGTTTGGTTGACTTTTTGTATGTATGGATGTAACTTCCCTTAATAcgtatatatgtatatttgaGTCCTAAACAATCATTACAAttcatttaaaatcattGTTCTTCTATTTGCTATACACAGTTCTCACTTTTACTTTATCTTGGAAAGACACGATAACGAATAAGTAAATAATGATcatttaataaagatttttttcaaaaaaaaaaaaaaaaaaaaaaaaatgtatataataACCTAAATACGAATTATCAAATAATTAGtaaaaattcaattaatatttatatatacttaTGTCTAactcaaataaaaaagataaatatattagtgCCATGTCTAGTAGTGAAAACATTTTCCATCGTcccaattttattatttttatgccTGACCAATTAAGCTATAGTTGTGTAGGAACATTTGGCAACACAGTAATTAGGACCCCGAACATAGATAAATTGGCATCTCAAGGTGTAAAGTTTACCAATTGCTATTTGCAAAATTCTGTATGTTCTCAAAGTAGGGCATCGATTGTCACTGGAAAATACCCACATGTAACCGGTCATAGGGGTTTAACTACATTATTACAACCTTGGGAAGATAATTTCTTCAAGACTCTAAAAAACAATGGATACTTTATAGTCAGCATTGGCGAAAGAGGGGACTTATTTGGTGCCAATGCCTCTGAATTGAGTTTAAATGAATAtggtaatattattgagCCTGACGCTGATTTTTTTGCTAACATGATCGCTCAATTTAAACAAATTCAAAACTTTGCTACCAATGATAACAAACATAAAGTTGATTGGGGCAGGTTATACTATTTGGGcgagagaaaaaaagattccTCTTTGAAAGATCCTCCAGTTGATTTTGATGAAGCCGTGATCCAAAGCGCTGAAATTTGGTTGGACAAATTAAATTCTAATCCCGATTTAACAGGTGGTAAGCCATGGGTGTTATTCTTACCATTGATTTTCCCACATTGTCCGTTTTATGTAGAAGAACCATATTACAGTTTGTATGATCGACACGCAATACCCAAACCACTAAGGGTTTCTGAAAAAACAGGATATGAGCCAAAATATATGTCAAGATTAAGATTTAAACATGGTCTAAACAATTTACCAGATGAAGTATGGGCTGAAGTTGGCGCAGTTTACTATGGAATGATTAGTAGAATCGATGATCAATTGGGGagaattttaaataaaattgagcAATATGAACCAATTAATAGTTctacaattaaaatattttgtacCGACCATGGAGAATATTTAGGAAACCACGAACTAATTGAAAAATGGCCTAGCGGAGTTAGTGAACAATTAGTACACGAACCTCTAATTATTGCAGGACCTGCAATTTCTCAAAATACTACTGTTGATTCTTTGTGTGAAATGGTTGACTTGGCACCTACTTTATTTCAATTTGCCGGCTTAGATGAATATCCATACCCACACAACGGTAAATCATTAGTTCCATTATTGACCGGTAGCAGCAATCAAAACCATAAGGAATTTGTTTTCACTGAAGGtggatttttaaaaagcGAAGAGCCAATCATTGAATTTGCATCATATCCTTATGATATAAAAGCTGGCTTACAACATGAGGAATTAGTTACTGTTGGTAGAGTTGTTAGTTGTAGAAATGCTCAATACAATTTTGTCTATAGGTTGTATGAGGGCAAAAACGAACTATATGACAGAAAAAAGGATCTACAAGAAGCGCATAATTTAATTGATGAGCCTGAATACCAGGATTTAGTAACCTTTTTCAAAGACAAGATTTTGGAGTggttttttaaaaccagTGATCATGCACCATTCCATACAGacaaaagaagagaaaCAGTCAATTTGCCCAAACCAGGAGAAGTTTTTTCAAGGTGATTTTTtcccatatttttttttacacattaaacttatatatatattcaattAAACCCCTTAAAATATTGATCTCTAAAATTTTCGTTTATTCTTGTTTTTCCAATGTTACAAGGGCCATTGTAGTTATTACCTCTATTGATGTAGCATAGTAACCTTCTAGAccatttattgaaattttgtACGCAATTATATTTCAATTCTAAATTTTTGTGTAGCGGAATAATGGTTTCAATATCACACGAATTAGCAGTAGGCATCCAAAAGCATAACCTTCCGCCAATGCTTAATCTTTGTGAAGCAAAGTCCAATAACTCgtccaataataaatctaagCTGTAAGGTTTTTTGGTTGGAATATAATCTTTGTGCAAATATGCCAAAACAccatcttttattattgttggatCAATTTTATTGGGAACTTTTGAGCCCAAGACTTTGATACCTTCTCTGATACCGTATGGTGGATCACAAATTATACAGTCTATGACCAAGTCACTTTTTAACGCATTATGTGTAAAATCCATTGTCATTACATCAAGCAATTGAAGAGACTTCCcataatattcaaaattttggCTAATACCATTGGTTATGTACTTAGCTACATCATTAGTCGTTGTACTCGGTGTTCGTAAAGTATTGCCTCTAATCATTCTACCATCTATATCACTGCCTAAACAAAGAGCGCCAAATTCTGCAGCAGTGACCAAAAAGCTACCGGTACCAACAAATGGATCATacattaaacaaaaaggtTTGACTTGAGATATATTACAGGTGACTAAAGATAATTCAGCTTCGAAACTAGTAGTGCCTCTGAACGGCCGATTTTTTAAAGCATATATATCCAATATAGTATCACCCCGTGTTCTTAAACTTGGGCTAACTAGTCTAGTAAAAAATATCTGAGATGGCTCATCTTTGGATTTTTGTGGAGTTAACATCTCGAAATATTCTAAAATGGTAAATGTAACCTGAGGGGAGCGTAAATCAATTGTACCTTTTAACGGTAAATACGTgaattcattaatttttttaatctgaGTGGATTttgtgtatttttttttgccaccataatattggaaatcaaatttaaagGTAGAACTCTTATATGCCGATTCAATTTCATCTAAAACTTTGTTGTTTTCGGATAGTCTAGAATGTAAAAGTTCATAATTCTTATCTTGGGCATATAGCTCATATATGCCTTTACTTAATATAGATCTCTCCACTAATTTAGAAGCTGTTTCATCGTTGGGTAAATctacaataaaaaatgggGAGTCATCGGAGTAGGTGGAGAAATCTAGATTGATGTTGTATAAATCGGCTAATGATTCTAGCTCTGCTTTTCTAAAATTCAAATGTTGTTGAACTAAAAATAGCAGATATTTGggcatttaaaaaagaaagaaagaaagaaagagaggcaaaaaaaaaaaaaggggatATAAGGGATGAGGAGTATGGCGGAGGGTGAGTGTAATATAttactttttgtttttatgatattatatatgttaaTGACGAATGGAGTTAATAAGAGCCAtctcatttttattattttctgggcaatgaaaaaagaaaagaaaagaaaagaaaagaaaagagggaaaaaaaaaaaaaaaaaaaaaaaaaagaaacgactGTACTTTCCGAATAGCATAGGTGTCCGATacttttttccaaaaaaaaagaaaaagaaaaagatgttACTACTTGAATATTTGTCACgtgaataataattttgttgttgatattttgtacgaaaataaaatatatatagggataattaataatagtacaAGTATTTTCTTACATTTGGCGTGCATGTCAAAGAAAATGTAACAGATGGAATTATTTTCTCTGGCAGGGATGTCACGCAGGGCTGTCACGCGGGGCTGTGCATTTTATAATTAGCAACTTATAAtccctttttaaaatataatataaaaaaaataaatagtaCAAATAGCAAGGTCATCTCTCCCCCCCCAGCCACACAGTATTATGACAATTACGTATTTtacacaacaacaacaacaacaacaataacaatataatactaataataatgatccctttataaaatatgctatttatatattaattgatTCTAACAAATACctgaaaaataattattaataataaggacaaaaaggaaaaaaaaaaagttgatggcaaaagaagaattaaatttaaaaaaaaaaaaaaaaaaaatggtataTAAAGAGAACAGAATAAAGctgttttcattttattttattttattttattttaccatattctattataatatataatctttttctttctttctgaAACTCTCTTTTCTAACATTTCTTTACTATTCTATTTCccctattttatttccttttccctTCTACTTTTCTTAATTTCCTCTTAGGTGTTGGCACACGATTATATTCACATAGGATAACCAATatacaaaagaaatataacttagtacatatatatttaaaatacaCACAAAAAGAGTAGTATAgcatataaatatacacaTAAAATGACTGATCGTTTAGAAAATGTTGATTCAATTAATGAGGTGGCAAATACATCAAACAATACAGATAATAACTCTGTGATCGGAGATGAAGTTTCAAAATTGTCTACCCCAAGTAATAAGGTCTCTAATGATAATTTCGAAAAACAGCAAGATGAAGGTGTTGTTGAAAAACCTGATATTCCAATTAAACCAGCTTCAGCATATGTCGGTGTTTCCTTATTATGTGCGATGATTGCTTTTGGTGGTTACGTTTTCGGTTGGGATACTGGTACCATTTCTGGTTTTGTTGCCCAGACTGATTTTGTGAGAAGATTTGGttcatataataataacactgGTACATACTATTTAAGTGATGCAAGAACTGGTTTAATTGTctctattttcaatattggTTGTGCCATCGGTGGTATCACTCTAGGTAGATTAGGTGATATGTATGGTAGAAAAATTGGTTTGATGGCTGTTACTGTTGTCTATGTTATTGGTATTCTTATCCAAATCTGTTCTTTTAACAAATGGTATCAATATTTCATTGGTAGAATTATTTCTGGTTTAGGTGTTGGTGGTATTTCTGTTTTGTCACCAATGATGATTGGTGAAACTTCTCCAAAACATTTAAGAGGTACTTTGGTTGCATGTTACCAATTGATGATTACTTTGGGTATCTTTTTAGGTTATTGTACTAATTACGGTACTAAGAACTACAGTAACGAAGTGCAATGGAGAGTTCCATTAGGTTTATCGTTTGCCTGGGCTCTATTCATGTTGGGTGGTATGACTTTCGTCCCAGAATCTGCTCGTTACTTGTGCGAAAAGGATAGGATTGGAGATGCCAAAAGATCAATGTCTGCAGTTAACAAGGTTTCCATTGACGACCCATCAATTCAAACTGAAATTGATGCTATCATGGCTGGCGTTGAAGCTGAAAGATTAGCTGGTAATGCCACCATCAAAGAATTGTTTTCTACTAAGACTAAGGTGTTCCAAAGATTAATTATGGGTATTATGTTACAAAGTTTGCAACAATTGACAGGTGATAACTATTTCTTCTACTACGGTACCACTGTTTTCAAGGCTGTTGGTTTAGCTGATTCATTCCAAACATccattgttattggtgTTGTTAACTTTTTCAGTACATTTGTCGGTATTTGGGTTGTTGGTCGTTTTGGTCGTCGCACTTGTTTACTATGGGGCGCAGCCACTATGACAGCTTGTATGGTTGTTTTCGCATCTGTTGGTGTCACAAGATTATGGCCAGAGGGCGCCAACCATAAGGATATTTCAAGTAAAGGTGCCGGTAACTGTATGATCGTTTTCACATGTTTCTATATTTTCTGTTTTGCTACTACCTGGGCCCCATTAGCATATGTTGTTATTAGTGAATCTTATCCATTGAGAGTTAAATCCAAGTGTATGGCTCTTGCCACTGCTGCCAATTGGATCTGGGGTTTCttgatttcatttttcacaCCATTTATCACTTCTGCCATTAATTTCTACTATGGGTATGTTTTCATGGGATGTTTAGTTTTCATGTTCTTCTACgtgtttttctttgttcCAGAAACCAAAGGTTTGAGTTTAGAAGAAGTCAACGATATGTGGTTAGAAGGTGTTTTACCATGGAAATCTGCTTCATGGGTTCCAGCATCCAGAAGAGGCGCCAAGTACAATGCCGAAGCCTTGAAACATGACGAAAAGAAGGGCTTGAAGAGATTCTTCTGAGAATGAGGAAGTAGTACTGAAATTGATTGATACTAGTAtttcaattaatattttaccctcattattttaactaaattgattttatttctgttttatttctattttgttttattctatttttttctttttttttttttttggtgatgaatttttattaattatatttttgataatatataagGCTTTTGATACATTGAGAATATTTGATATCACCAAATCCAGTATACATCAGTTAATGTTTTCATATACTTTGTTACCATTACCACCTTTCTATTTAATTACTGCTTTTctggttttttttaaaaaaaaactttaatatGGTGCTTATAATTttagacttttttttttttttttttttttttttttttttaaaacatttatttttttaaatgtataACCGGATATAATAAACACAGAACATATGTTATTTTAGAAACATGACTTTTTTGATTAGAAACACTTTTTTGTCACATTCTTTTGTGCTTTAAATccagaatttttttttaacggTGGTTtgtccttttcttttatgaACTTTTTCAGTGAACTGTATCCTTCCTGAATTATTAACAAGTCATCTAACTCGATCTAAGAGTTTTTACTAACTGCTTGactaataattatttttacaacTATGTTGTAATTTCCTTGTTAAGATGGGTTTTCATTTCTAATATCGTTTAAAATTGTCATTATTGTGTAAAAATGATCATCAAGCGTTTATAATTCACCAAAAACTAATTATATGTGGTCTTCATTTACGCTATACCGTTGTTAACTTGGTTAGATGCACAAACTAACCTAAAccaaaatatacatatttttatttttatgacCACGAgcgatttttattttgggcATCGGAATATTTCTTTGAatttaattgaaaaaagaaaaatatcgagcgatttttttcttttttttttttttttttctaggATGATATTTTCAAACTAACTAATGGCGATGgcgaaaataaattgaagcTTAAAGTGAGGAATtataaacaacaaaaaatggtTGTATGTCATTTTCTGAGTTATAGAACAACATCAGGTTGAtgattattaatttttatatatccCCCTCGATATGAATTTCTGGAATAATTTAGATGAGAATTAGctggataaaaataaacatatatatatattttttccagTTGTGTGCGTTCTATTTGacaagaaataaaaataccaaagctttaaaaaaaaaaaaaaaataaaaagaaaaaaaattttaatttaatttaaattaaatatttttaggtGTGCGGGGAAAAgcagaaaaaaatggtttgtttttgttgctgtttTTAACTTccatttgtattatttttaaatgaatctcccacaaaaaaaaaaaaaaaaaaagggaaaaggaTTATCAACACCACGCGAAGTGCGGAGAAACtccagttttttttttatttcagatttaatttaatttaatttaaatttcattattattattgaatattAACAAGTAATAACCAGGATTTATCAATTTTTCCAGTTATGTTTTGACATACAAAGTTACCTCAATGTTTCTCTCCCTCTCCATGATCATACCACCACAGGATAATACCATATTATTATGCTTTACACTaacaaaaatttcaaaatagaaaataatttttttttaaagtacTACagcattatttttttaatcaaagAATTTCTGTCCTATGGTTAATTAATATTCTATATGAGGAATTTGAATGATTGGCTGAATCTGATATTTTACGAAGATTAATTTTAACCAACTAACAACAGCCAGAGATTTACAATCCTTCTAATATtgacaagaaaaataaattgaaaataaactttACGCATTTTGTTAATGCCCTTTATTAAATCAGttcattatcaaaaaattgcATTCAGCAAAAGATACATATCGAATAATAACTACCCCGGAAAAACAGGGTCGTAATAATTTAGGtgtaatttaaaaaaaaaaaaatttttacaGAGAAATAATGGTAGTTTATTGTTCACTCAAACATACACATGAAACACGCCAACAAGCGataggaagaaaaaaaaaacaaaaaaaaaaaaaagtaaataatattgcCGGTGATGATGGGGCGAAGAGTGGTAAGATCAGCTTAATAAAACCTTGAGGTAATAGAAATACATGGAGGGAAAGAGATGACAAAAAAGGGGGTAATACGGGAAAAATAGTTTGCTTATAATGTAAACAAACAAAGGTAAATGAGTGGGGCGGAAGGTGGAGGAAAGAGTGGGGCGATGGAAAAACGgggattttttttttttaattgaatatttcatatttttg
This window contains:
- a CDS encoding sugar porter family MFS transporter (similar to Saccharomyces cerevisiae YDR343C | HXT6 | HeXose Transporter (paralog of YHR094C | HXT1)), producing MTDRLENVDSINEVANTSNNTDNNSVIGDEVSKLSTPSNKVSNDNFEKQQDEGVVEKPDIPIKPASAYVGVSLLCAMIAFGGYVFGWDTGTISGFVAQTDFVRRFGSYNNNTGTYYLSDARTGLIVSIFNIGCAIGGITLGRLGDMYGRKIGLMAVTVVYVIGILIQICSFNKWYQYFIGRIISGLGVGGISVLSPMMIGETSPKHLRGTLVACYQLMITLGIFLGYCTNYGTKNYSNEVQWRVPLGLSFAWALFMLGGMTFVPESARYLCEKDRIGDAKRSMSAVNKVSIDDPSIQTEIDAIMAGVEAERLAGNATIKELFSTKTKVFQRLIMGIMLQSLQQLTGDNYFFYYGTTVFKAVGLADSFQTSIVIGVVNFFSTFVGIWVVGRFGRRTCLLWGAATMTACMVVFASVGVTRLWPEGANHKDISSKGAGNCMIVFTCFYIFCFATTWAPLAYVVISESYPLRVKSKCMALATAANWIWGFLISFFTPFITSAINFYYGYVFMGCLVFMFFYVFFFVPETKGLSLEEVNDMWLEGVLPWKSASWVPASRRGAKYNAEALKHDEKKGLKRFF
- a CDS encoding conserved putative sulfatase, whose translation is MSNSNKKDKYISAMSSSENIFHRPNFIIFMPDQLSYSCVGTFGNTVIRTPNIDKLASQGVKFTNCYLQNSVCSQSRASIVTGKYPHVTGHRGLTTLLQPWEDNFFKTLKNNGYFIVSIGERGDLFGANASELSLNEYGNIIEPDADFFANMIAQFKQIQNFATNDNKHKVDWGRLYYLGERKKDSSLKDPPVDFDEAVIQSAEIWLDKLNSNPDLTGGKPWVLFLPLIFPHCPFYVEEPYYSLYDRHAIPKPLRVSEKTGYEPKYMSRLRFKHGLNNLPDEVWAEVGAVYYGMISRIDDQLGRILNKIEQYEPINSSTIKIFCTDHGEYLGNHELIEKWPSGVSEQLVHEPLIIAGPAISQNTTVDSLCEMVDLAPTLFQFAGLDEYPYPHNGKSLVPLLTGSSNQNHKEFVFTEGGFLKSEEPIIEFASYPYDIKAGLQHEELVTVGRVVSCRNAQYNFVYRLYEGKNELYDRKKDLQEAHNLIDEPEYQDLVTFFKDKILEWFFKTSDHAPFHTDKRRETVNLPKPGEVFSR
- the TRM11 gene encoding tRNA (guanine-N2-)-methyltransferase (similar to Saccharomyces cerevisiae YOL124C | TRM11 | TRna Methyltransferase), with product MPKYLLFLVQQHLNFRKAELESLADLYNINLDFSTYSDDSPFFIVDLPNDETASKLVERSILSKGIYELYAQDKNYELLHSRLSENNKVLDEIESAYKSSTFKFDFQYYGGKKKYTKSTQIKKINEFTYLPLKGTIDLRSPQVTFTILEYFEMLTPQKSKDEPSQIFFTRLVSPSLRTRGDTILDIYALKNRPFRGTTSFEAELSLVTCNISQVKPFCLMYDPFVGTGSFLVTAAEFGALCLGSDIDGRMIRGNTLRTPSTTTNDVAKYITNGISQNFEYYGKSLQLLDVMTMDFTHNALKSDLVIDCIICDPPYGIREGIKVLGSKVPNKIDPTIIKDGVLAYLHKDYIPTKKPYSLDLLLDELLDFASQRLSIGGRLCFWMPTANSCDIETIIPLHKNLELKYNCVQNFNKWSRRLLCYINRGNNYNGPCNIGKTRINENFRDQYFKGFN
- a CDS encoding uncharacterized protein (similar to Saccharomyces cerevisiae YAL051W | OAF1 | Oleate-Activated transcription Factor (paralog of YOR363C | PIP2)), with product MNLSISSLNSKEPQDDQLKNTVGSNSANNEDNRDRKVLLQSNNMHHDRVQNKTPTNNNKRKRRRTTVVCLNCKKRKIKCDRQKPACGNCLKSNAAQFCFYAHPEWAIDNQIECFDEERDDNSNPYKSKSPEENDMTTKSSPSKRSSLSETSPRVHSTANLAGVSSGTFHNDSSSTNQEKFMQEKFEIICEKLNILSQEIQSLKNKHNNTDIGDPFNSISNSESDPYTGSSDPNHNNPNLLNFRYNDIIDFHDFYDSYESKRSTDIDFKPLTTTSMCSKDVYISLIFKYYMARKWYIELLEKPHANATSNSNKNNTQDDRYTETCNPDGSSNANSSQDKNMLDKKLPHSMVETMLLNNDKPSLEEKALLKEFSKQRDKRFSTFNILGNYCNNHLDLNTTNYLKSEIIELLPRKSVLVYYLDIFWKYVYPHLPILDKNEFTDEIDKILVWDEEKKGNSGGNGDGDYNGSTEDNRKVIHLKTKETFDLARVAILLLVLRFAFISISTQLKMSSKDKKYITQNAISVDSVYLANKCLSRFKIFRKTKIILLQALLLLKYYTLFSPEDGDGVDFTQGVIVNTTIAQMAYTMGLNRDPSNFSYFENKDERKLYLSRKLWWHLVSMNRRHSIISGNTSIFLNCLVDTDVQIPAPPPSNDSELLENTFCKLTDSSEYIEELLASMIALVNRVRDVPKVSSILKIMNDVQYYLDYYNFNIEDLKIIPRCDKKQEKENGGSEINEEQIVVSLINCKILELQLLFRSCKLLLYHSIFLHYESIKKEDHAKASEFLLKCLEELVACCNLSHDYLSGKYEKYILYKFNFQLNRLVQVIVERCCYMFSSVSLRCCCAIDLKNETEANNNIYVNTFELCLKIFNEMGSILFNKIGVKYFQGYKSLLTLRFILKFLSYYPPNATFNVMFQFLLGLYGHKNFRNTNTVLTNGAVMLSEKFNELVINWNFHSIRQKNKFFKNTIADTTVCLKVLKLLENSIPLQNRLYEYKNNNGNDNIAFGNLENSNSDNGNGNGNNDARNNTHRDKMKPFSKNTEHQSKNTFNNSDDFDDSLPNILSSDKMVSELIPGLIDDFPFDDLKLLEEFGKFDSQALDLDSLVDLEEFKKLFEENNDKTNI